One genomic window of Caenorhabditis elegans chromosome I includes the following:
- the Y39G10AL.1 gene encoding Tubulin-specific chaperone A (Confirmed by transcript evidence): protein MDIVNDLMAREQKKRQEYQEEQDEQAFDKLDEVNAEFEGCCEKLELVPEAAVEQF from the coding sequence ATGGATATTGTGAATGATTTGATGGCCAGAGAGCAGAAGAAGCGGCAAGAGTACCAGGAAGAGCAGGATGAGCAGGCTTTCGATAAGCTTGACGAAGTGAACGCAGAGTTTGAAGGTTGCTGTGAGAAGCTGGAACTTGTCCCAGAGGCCGCAGTGGAACAGTTTTAG